One stretch of Oncorhynchus gorbuscha isolate QuinsamMale2020 ecotype Even-year linkage group LG21, OgorEven_v1.0, whole genome shotgun sequence DNA includes these proteins:
- the rnf150b gene encoding RING finger protein 150 has product MSLMQACRSLALSTWLLTFCFVHLLCLDFTVAEREEWYTAFVNITYIDPVTSEVRTEKAEYGRYGEHSLKRDAKGVVVLPSLSQDRQACDPGTRFSVPVQGSAWIALIARGNCTFKDKIRHAASQNASAIVIFNVGSSNSNDTITMPHSGMGDVVAIMIPEPKGREVAALLERNVTVTMHITIGTRNLQKYVSRTSVVFVSISFIILMIISLAWLVFYYIQRFRYVNARDRYQRRLGDAAKKAISKLQVRTIRKGDGETESDFDNCAVCIEGYKPNDVVRILPCRHLFHKNCVDPWLLDHRTCPMCKIDILKALGIALNADGLDDLPLDYEMVGGVGVEGLVLEAVVSAGSSDGTLSEGGSVVLDPGMRRVGLPQDYHDPDPLRDSPITVTTDTHTGELLPVTSSASLVFAVETGQSDEDLSLEQSAPAGDNKS; this is encoded by the exons ATGTCGTTGATGCAGGCCTGCCGCAGTTTAGCCCTATCTACATGGCTCCTGACGTTTTGTTTCGTTCACCtcctctgtttggactttaccgTCGCCGAGAGAGAGGAGTGGTACACCGCTTTCGTTAATATCACCTACATTGATCCGGTCACCTCTGAAGTCCGCACGGAGAAAGCAGAATACGGTCGATACGGGGAACACTCGCTTAAACGCGACGCAAAAGGAGTCGTGgtacttccttctctctctcaggatagACAAGCCTGTGATCCCGGTACCCGGTTCTCTGTTCCGGTCCAAGGCAGTGCGTGGATAGCCCTGATTGCCAGGGGAAACTGCACATTTAAAGATAAGATAAGACACGCAGCGAGCCAAAACGCCTCGGCCATCGTTATATTCAACGTTGGATCCAGCAACTCCAATGATACAATCACCATGCCACATTCAG gTATGGGTGACGTGGTTGCCATCATGATCCCCGAGCCTAAAGGTCGTGAGGTCGCTGCTCTGCTGGAGCGGAACGTCACGGTAACCATGCACATCACCATAGGAACGCGTAACCTCCAGAAGTACGTGAGCAGGACGTCGGTGGTGTTCGTCTCCATCTCCTTCATCATCCTGATGATCATCTCTCTGGCCTGGCTCGTCTTCTACTATATACAGAGGTTCAGATACGTCAACGCACGAGACCGCTACCAG agGCGTCTGGGAGATGCAGCTAAGAAGGCCATCAGTAAGCTGCAGGTCAGGACCATCAGGaagggagacggggagacggagTCAGACTTTGATAACTGTGCCGTGTGTATCGAGGGTTACAAGCCAAACGACGTGgtcaggatactaccctgcag ACATCTGTTCCATAAGAACTGTGTGGACCCTTGGCTGCTGGACCACAGGACCTGTCCCATGTGTAAGATAGACATCCTCAAAGCCCTGGGCATCGCT ttaAATGCAGACGGTCTGGATGACCTGCCCTTGGACTATGAGAtggtgggtggggtgggggtggagggtctGGTCCTGGAGGCTGTGGTGTCGGCAGGATCCAGTGACGGGACCCTCAGTGAGGGGGGGTCGGTGGTTCTAGACCCGGGGATGCGGAGGGTGGGGCTACCCCAAGACTACCACGACCCAGACCCTCTGAGGGACAGTCccattactgttactactgataCCCACACAG